TTACAATGAGACATATTCTCCTGTTATGAATGGAATAACCTTCCGATATTTAATTTCATTGGCAGTACAAAAACGTCTACTTCTGCAGTTGATGGACGTCGTGACCGCATATCTTTATGGGTCACTAGATTCGGACATATACATGAAGGTTCCTGATGGAATACCTGTACCGAATAATGGCAAAAATCGTAACATGTTTTGTGTCAAACTCACCAAATCTCTATATGGCTTAAAACAGTCAGGGAGAATGTGGTACAATCGACTGAAGGAATTCCTTATGAATAAGGGTTATTCTAACAGTGATGATTGCCCATGTGTCTTTATAAAGAAATCTTCTACAGGTTTCTGCATCATATCAGTATATGTGGATGACTTGAACATCATCGGCCATAAACGTGATATTGATGAGGCACGCAATCTTTTAAAGACGGAATTTGAGATAAAGGATTTGGGTAAAACCAAATTTTGCTTGGGTTTGCAACTTGAGCACCTTCCCACGGGCATTCTCATTCATCAGTCTGCTTATGCACAGAAAGTATTGAGTAAATTCAATATGGATAAAGCATATCCGTCTAAGACTCCTATGATCATCCGTACCCTAGAAAGGGACAAGGATCCTTTTCGACCACGAGACGAAGGAGAAGAAATTTTGGGTCCTGAGTACCCATATCTTAGTGCAATTGGAGCACTTATGTATCTAGCAAACAATACAAGGCCCGATATTGCCTTTGCGGTAAATTTACTTGCTAGATTTAGTGCATCCCCTACCAAACGCCATTGGACTGGAATCAAAAATATTCTTCGATACCTCCATGGCACGGCAGATCTCGGTCTATTCTACGGAAGAAATCAAGATCCTAGCCTTGTAGGGTACACAGATGCTGGTTATCTTTCAGACCCCCACAATGGAAGGTCTCAAACTGGGTTTGTATTTCTGAATGGTGGAACTGCTATTTCTTGGAAGTCATCCAAGCAAACTCTAGTAACAACATCCACTAATCATTCAGAGATTATTGCCTTGTATGAAGCCTCACGTGAATGTGTCTGGCTTCGAAGGGTGATTAATCACATTCAATCATCATGTGGGATCCATCCCATTGAATCACCCaccattatctatgaagataatgctGCTTGTGTTGCTCAGATGCAACAAGGTTATATCAAGAGCAATGTCACCAAACATATCTCCCCTAAGTTATTCTACCCTCATCAACTTCAACAGAGTGGTGAGATTAAGGTCATGCAAACTAAGTCTTGTGACAACCTCGCAGACTTATTCACTAAGTCGCTACCTTATTCCACATTTCGGATATGTGTTAAGGGTATTGGTATGCGTCGACTTAGAGATTTGCTTGCATCAGGGGGAGTATCTCTTGACTAATCTAATACTGACATCACATTGTACTCTTTTCCTATATGAGTTTTACTACCATGTTTTCTCATgttaggtttttaatgaggcaatgTCAACACAAGCATATGTCAGTCTCTTGATTTTTCCTATCAGGGTTTTTCGATAGAGACACCAAAGACATACCATATACTGTtgattttctccaaatttttcccactgggtttttctgAAGTATTACACAGTATATTATTGCAAACCACCTTTTGCTTACAGGTTTCAAGGGAGGATATACATAATGGACAACTGCTTAAGGGGGAGTGTTATAAAATATAATCAGTTGCTCTCTGGTGGCAACCGACGTCTTCCAAAGGGACGTGCCCCTGCACATCCCCCACGTACGGACGTGGCTTTTGACCCCTCCTTTTGTGTCTCCTCCTCTTGTATAAATACATTGCTTTATTCAATAAAGAAACAGAGGTTCTCATTTCATTCTCGCACAGTTTCTACTTTACAACCTCAACACAAACGACGCGCAACGCGATGACAACCCAGCTCCCAGCACTAACAAGCCAGCTCCAGTAAAGTTTATTTTCAGCAGGGCACGTTGGCTGAGGCGACGGATAGACTCTATTATATGGATTTGCGACCACATTATGTCCCTCTTAGGTCCAATCTTAGGTTAGAGAAGGAGATATTGACGACTACTGGCGGTTTCATTACGGGGGCAGGTCATGATCAAAGACTCTAGAATGAACAGGTCGCAAGCAGAGGAGCTGCACGTTCAGCGTCGTCTCGTCTCGTTGAGGACGCACACCCACGACCAAAGCAAATCTGCAGGCATCAACACCATCCCCGTCATCCGTCAGAGTTGAGATTTGAGAATGAGAACGCACTCCTCTGCCACAACAGTCAACAGCAAATGAGTGTCCAGGCACAGGCGGCAGCAGCTTACCACAGCCAGCCATGGATGTCGGCGTCCTGCTGCAGGTTGGGCTGCCGCGGCTGGAGCCTGTACCCATGCAGCTGCGGCGACAGCCCGAGCGCCGTCATCGACGACTCCGCGGCGTCCCGGCCGTGCAGCAGCTGCTGCTGGCTCTGGCTGCCACTGCCACTGCCACTGGCTCCCACGTCCCACCACGGGAACGGCCTCGGGTTAATTCCCACCATCTCGCCAGCCTGCTGGTGCTGCCCGCTAGCAATAGCCGCAGCCGGGTTCTGTGTTTTTTCAAAGGCCACAGCCGTGGTTCAGTCAAAGAAAAGTTTTGGAACAAACAGACATGAGATCACTTGAGGTTAAGGGCTCGGGAAACGGACCAAGCACCTTACCATGAGGCACAGGTAGCCGCCCTGCTCTGCTGGCATATGCATCTCCTGCGGAAGTTCAGAAAGAAACAGAACTCTTGTGTGTCACAACAACTCGGACCTTTTGAAAGAGAGATGTGTATAGGCTACCAAGCGACGGATAGGAGGTTGGAATGCTGCGTACCCTTTGGTGGATCTCGAGCAGCTGCTGGTCGAGTAGCTCTTGCTGCCAGAAACAAAACAAGTGTGTGCTCAGCGTTAGCAGTTAGCACTGAGGGCGAGGGATCTCCAAGACTGTTTTTTTTCGTCTTCTTTTTAGATAAAGAACTACAAGAACCTACAAGAGGCTACTCCAATCAATATTATAGTTAGTGCTTAGTTACCTTCCTGAGGCGAACTTTGTACAGCGAGAACTCGATTTGCTGCTCAAGGTTGCTCAGATCCTGCGCGGAGAACGATGCCAGGTCCTCCGCCATGTACTGCGCCATGATCATCCTCAGTCTGTTCCTCTCATCCTTCATCCTAGTCATCTCCTGGACGATTTTCTTTATGGGAAAGGAGGGGGCGAACATTAGGTGGTTATACATCACTGGAAAACAGAGATTGCAACATCTTGATTCAAGAGAATAAGCCGCACCTGCTGGATGTCCATCTCCTCGAAACGGGTGCTAGGGGCTTTCAGGTACCTGTCAAAGACGCTTGCTATTCTGCAACCAGAAGCAGCAGTGATATATATAGCACGGTATAAAAACGTCGTAAAACCCCTGATGGCTGCTCAGTCATAAATAATCACTATTGAAACTATTAACCGCTGGCAACATGAATATATGATACCCGTCTTATACCACACACCTAATCATCATCTCTTCTTTTTTTTACTGAAGGCTTCAAACTGTATATGGTAAGTTAAATGGTTCCATGATGCATGCCAAGCTATAAGATTGTAGTTGGCAGGAATAATTGCAAATCAGTTCTGAAGCTCTCATGAATTTTTTGAACTCGTTACTAAAGTCTAAAACCATATAGCAGAATAAAGTTGAACCTTATATGTTACTGTACTAAACAAGCTtcagaaataaataaataaaaaaagaatGCTTCACGCACCTCCATGGAGGGCTGGAGTACTCGTACATCCTGCCACTGCCAGAGAATATGATGACTCCGATTTGCGCATCACAAAGAATGGCTAGCTCATTTGCCTTCTTGAACAACCCCATCCGCCTCTTGGAGAAGGTAACTTGGCGGTTTGTTGGATTCTCAATCTTCTTCAGCTCTACTTTTCCACGCCCCATTGGTACAGCTTGGTGCTTCCACTCTTCTATTCAACCTACAAGAACATATGCTGCGAACATTGACAGTCATGATTCAGGACACCAAAGCACAACCATGATAAGAAACAAATAAATATTTCATATGTGTGAGAGGAGGTAGAAGCAAATGACTTCAGGCTTCAAGTTCCATGAAGATCAAATGAATTTAAAAGGTTGAGAAGATGAAAATATTTCATAAGCACGAGAAGACGAAAAGATTTTATATGTATGACCAAGAGATGATAGCAAATGGCTTCAAGCCAATAAAGTCACAAGAGATGGAAACAAATAGGTACATATGCAGGATACAACAGAAAGTTATCTATACAGAAGCAAATGCTAGTAGAACTGTGCAGTTCTTATACTGTATTTCGGAAAAAATCAAACTTTTATGAAGATCAGATGTATTAAAGCATGAGCAGGTCTATAAAATCAAACAAACAACATTTGCGCAAAATGTTCTTGTGCTAAGTTGCAGAATGagaatatgtgtgtgtgtgtgtgtgagagagagagatttcATGGAGGAGTGGTATCACCTGTATCTGCTTCTTCTGAGGTAGAGGGAAGCCAATGGGGTTTGCTCACCTTTATACATGGTCGACAGAGTTCCTCAGCTCAGACTCagagtttatttatttattttttatttcaGAAAGTCATTATTCACATCATCACCTATCCTGCTGTCCCACTAGATACCACATACAAGGAAAATATCAAACTGCAAATTAAGAAATTAAGTAAATGGAGAAGTTTATAGCACTTAACTTTCTACTGTCTGTTCATTTATCGATTAGTACGTACGGAGCAGGCTCTTGGCCTAGCATGTACGCTACAGATCTCTATCAGGCAAACTATCACATCCAACAACAGTATGTGCTTGTGGCTCAACTACTTGCAAGCAACGCATGTCATGTTGCGCagcatgtgtgtgtgtgtgtgtgtatcagAAGATGGCACCAGCAACCGGATGACTGAAAACGGCAATGCTGGAAAGAGGCACAAAGAACCATGCTGTGGACTGGTAACTGACCTGATGAGCTTTGCATTGCATCTAGGCTCCATCTACAAGATGGCAAGTCTTGAATTGACCAAGACATGGGATAAGTAGGCCCAATAATGCTTTCCAGTTTCCATAGGTAGACAGGCTTCGGGTCCACACTACACACCTACTAGCAGCTAGATGTCAGGCATAGTCAAATGCATGACATCTCACATATCCTACTATGATTTTGTTGCTGGCTTCAAACTAAAGCTCTTGTCTTGGGTTACAGTTTTCGGTTATCATGGCAGATTTCACCCTCCTAATTCAAAGTGACACATACTAACTTACATAAATGTTTCTGAAATGGGATAGGCCACATATTACCAGTCGTTTCATAGACGCTGCATTCTAAGTTCTAACATGAAGGCAATAAAATTCATGTAACAATCATAGTTAGTCCAGAAACTATGGTTTGCTCAGCCTTACAAGACAGTTCGAATGGGAGAATTTTTTTTTTCAGAAAGAAACTTGTGAACTGGTACCGTCAGAGTTCAGATCGTCATCCACGAGTCATGATCAAAGACCAGCAGAACGAGATGGTACAAGAGCTTTTTCTTAAACTGGATACCTCCGAAAGAGTTCACGGCACCGTCATAGTGACTTATAAGgcaaagaaatgattctctccttCTCACGCGGCAGTTGAGACACAGGAGGAGAATCGCACAGCTTTGCTTGCCTGTCAGCGTCTTGTTTTCTTTCTCTTGAAGATCTCCATCTCCATTGTGTTCACACCTGGTATGGTATATAGTTGTTACATGTTTTGTTACATATATAAATCCTCTCGCTTTTCCTGATTGTGCAGTAGCTACAACTTTGATGAAGTGCCCCATTTGCAATGTTTTGACACATATGTTTATCCTAAACTAGACTGAAATTTATTATTCAACATAACACCTCGATGACACTATGAAGAGATGAGGGACAATTATGCTGTATTTTGTGTTCACAGCACATAACGTGAACGTTTGGCGACAAACATCTTGGCTGGCATCACATATCAATCAAAACTGTCTCAAATGGAACTTAGAAGAAAGAAATGTACTGTAAATATGCCAAGTTACTCAACTAAACAAACTCGCTAATTAGATTGCAAGAGCCACACAGACA
This portion of the Zea mays cultivar B73 chromosome 2, Zm-B73-REFERENCE-NAM-5.0, whole genome shotgun sequence genome encodes:
- the LOC100272346 gene encoding uncharacterized isoform X1 codes for the protein MGRGKVELKKIENPTNRQVTFSKRRMGLFKKANELAILCDAQIGVIIFSGSGRMYEYSSPPWRIASVFDRYLKAPSTRFEEMDIQQKIVQEMTRMKDERNRLRMIMAQYMAEDLASFSAQDLSNLEQQIEFSLYKVRLRKQELLDQQLLEIHQREMHMPAEQGGYLCLMNPAAAIASGQHQQAGEMVGINPRPFPWWDVGASGSGSGSQSQQQLLHGRDAAESSMTALGLSPQLHGYRLQPRQPNLQQDADIHGWL